The Synergistaceae bacterium genome includes the window GCTGTCTGACGTGCTGATAGTCTACGACGACAAAGCATTACCCTTCGGGAAGCTCAGGCTTCGTGCTCAGGGCACAGCAGGAGGACATAACGGCCTCGCGTCAATTCTCGGAGCACTGGGAGACCTTCACGTCCCCCGTCTGCGAATAGGCATAGGCAGCCCCACAGGGAACATGATAGATTACGTTCTGGGGCACTTCCCGCCCGATGAACGGGAACAGCTCCCCGAAGTGATAAAACGTGCGGCCTCTGCTGTGGACGTGTGGCTGAAGAATGACATTCAGCGCGCAATGACGATTGTTAATCGAGACCCTTCCGTGTGAAAGCGGGAGGGTTTAATTTTTCTGGAGGTGTATTAATGATGCAGAAACGGCGCAAGTCTTCAAATGTATTGCTTGATACGGCACTTCAGGAGTTTTACGGTGCGGCTGACGAAATGGGATTGAGCGA containing:
- a CDS encoding aminoacyl-tRNA hydrolase, whose translation is MRIVAGLGNPGEQYAFTRHNMGWLCADFIAVNNNLGRPQEKFRAEFWKMGDVILMKPLTFMNASGISLAEAVNFYKAELSDVLIVYDDKALPFGKLRLRAQGTAGGHNGLASILGALGDLHVPRLRIGIGSPTGNMIDYVLGHFPPDEREQLPEVIKRAASAVDVWLKNDIQRAMTIVNRDPSV